In a genomic window of Clavelina lepadiformis chromosome 7, kaClaLepa1.1, whole genome shotgun sequence:
- the LOC143465940 gene encoding adrenodoxin-like, producing MYVTRCLLRSLSLKSSEMCGLSNAKVQSHGQMFKTTSTQSLNSITEPINLIKMTSRCFSKRNFHFSPELKNNKVNIKFVDRYGKLHEAKATVGDTLLDVVIDNDLNFESYGVCEGTISCSTCHVILDQATFDKLEEPLMDEYDMLDLACGLTDTSRLGCQVHVTREMEGVTFTLPIEITDARGV from the exons ATGTACGTGACACGGTGCTTGCTGCGTTCTTTATCATTAAAATCATCAGAAATGTGTGGATTAAGTAATGCAAAGGTGCAAAGCCAtggccaaatgtttaaaactaCCTCAACTCAATCATTAAACTCAATCACAGAACCTATTAACTTGATCAAGATGACATCAAGATGTTTcagcaaaagaaattttcatttcTCGCCtgagttaaaaaataacaa gGTGAATATAAAGTTTGTTGATCGTTATGGAAAACTTCACGAAGCAAAAGCGACTGTCGGTGACACTTTACTGGATGTTGTGATAGATAATGAcctgaactttgaatcttatG GTGTGTGTGAAGGCACAATCTCCTGCTCTACCTGTCATGTCATTCTTGACCAAGCAACTTTCGACAAGTTAGAGGAACCGTTAATGGACGAGTACGATATGCTTGACCTAGCTTGCGGATTAACGGACAC GTCACGACTCGGTTGTCAAGTTCACGTGACCAGAGAAATGGAAGGAGTGACTTTCACATTGCCCATAGAAATCACAGACGCACGTGGAGTATAG